In Populus nigra chromosome 10, ddPopNigr1.1, whole genome shotgun sequence, the following proteins share a genomic window:
- the LOC133705965 gene encoding protein TWIN LOV 1-like isoform X4, whose product MESQLARIQQSLNARYSLWVREALDELHHNFTITDPTISGHPIVFASPGFLKMSGFSREQVVGNNGRIFQGPKTNRKTVMEIREAIREERAVRVRLLNYRKDGTPFWMLFQMSPVFSKEDGGVVHFIGVQVPIRRNKKLTDDGADAACNEIAFGSCRREVCSDSLVELTRVLALDTDTNCKGVKIEESCEASELEKQRAATAINKILSVLTRYSESTGRMVCGKRIDPHLPNMPVVYASDAFLKLTGYDRHEVLGRDWNFLNGVDTDSSILLQIQESIQVEQPCTVCILNYRKDKSTFWNLLHMSPVRNATGKIACFVGVQMEEKCKSQDRRGLSPEIRQLGAVGAVKVAVRSLSIGASCSSSSDGFNNL is encoded by the exons ATGGAATCACAATTGGCTCGAATTCAGCAATCCCTCAATGCCAGGTACTCTCTCTGGGTGCGAGAAGCTCTCGATGAATTGCATCACAATTTCACCATCACTGACCCCACCATTTCGGGTCACCCTATAGTGTTTGCAAGCCCTGGGTTCCTTAAAATGTCGGGTTTTTCGAGAGAGCAAGTGGTGGGGAACAACGGCAGGATATTTCAAGGCCCCAAGACTAACAGAAAAACAGTTATGGAGATCCGGGAGGCAATTCGCGAGGAGAGGGCGGTGCGGGTTCGTTTGTTGAATTATCGGAAAGATGGGACGCCCTTTTGGATGTTGTTTCAGATGAGCCCTGTTTTTAGCAAGGAGGATGGCGGCGTCGTTCATTTCATTGGGGTTCAGGTGCCTATACggagaaacaaaaaattaactgaTGATGGGGCTGATGCTGCTTGTAACGAGATTGCTTTTGGTTCCTGCAGGAGAGAGGTTTGCTCTGATTCTTTGGTGGAATTGACACGAGTTTTGGCATTGGATACGGATACCAATTGTAAAG GAGTAAAGATTGAAGAGTCATGCGAGGCAAGCGAACTAGAGAAGCAAAGAGCTGCAACTGCCATTAATAAAATCTTGTCCGTGCTAACCCGCTATAGTGAGTCAACTGGCAGAATGGTGTGTGGAAAAAG GATAGATCCACACTTGCCTAACATGCCTGTAGTTTACGCAAGTGATGCCTTCTTAAAACTGACAG GTTATGATAGACATGAAGTGTTAGGACGTGATTGGAATTTTCTCAATGGAGTTGATACAGATTCCTCAATTTTGCTTCAG ATACAGGAAAGCATTCAGGTTGAGCAACCATGCACAGTATGTATCTTAAATTACAG GAAAGACAAGAGTACATTTTGGAATCTTCTTCACATGTCACCTGTTCGTAATGCTACTGGCAAG ATAGCATGCTTTGTGGGTGTTCAGATGGAAGAAAAATGTAAGAGCCAGGACAGACGTGGGCTGAGTCCTGAGATTAGGCAGCTTGGTGCTGTTGGTGCAGTCAAGGTAGCTGTAAGGAGCTTATCGATAGGTGCTAGCTGCTCCAGTTCATCAGATGGTTTCAATAATCTTTGA
- the LOC133705209 gene encoding LOW QUALITY PROTEIN: vinorine synthase-like (The sequence of the model RefSeq protein was modified relative to this genomic sequence to represent the inferred CDS: substituted 1 base at 1 genomic stop codon) has protein sequence MAIRITLSKPLKVRCYLRPHCLKPQLIFIRSQAQAQRQFFHRIYRIQASFFDCSGLANGVCLSHKIAEAATLATCIKCWTATALSSGEVENKMAVEIITREAVKPSSPTCDHLREFNLRLLDQLAPVAYEPLVLFYSNFQXKFTVAHKSERLKRSLSETLSRFYPLAGRIKDDASIECNDFGAFFVEARVSCLLSKFLEKPDAEVIRKFIPIGIESPEELTGSLVLVQANFFACGGLAIGVCISHKVADPVTSTFIKAWAAAAFRSGDCTVLPLFNASSVFPPQNISLSRPAALEFMRDRCVTKRVVFDASKVAAFQVKAVSESIDVYFNKRDMTRVEAVTALIWKCAMNAARSNSEHLRYSILSQSVNLRKKMVPPLPEHTIGNLAGYFASCATECEVELQSLVRQLRKGLQDFGENYLKKAGKDKASMAICESFQEAASMLREGNIDFYLNTSFCRLPFYGIDFGWGKPTWVTIPTGAYKNVASIMDAKDGKGIEAWVTLTEDDMAFFERDRELLAAASFDPVASDLIMPMSSL, from the exons CTATAGAATCCAGGCAAGTTTCTTTGATTGTAGTGGCTTGGCAAATGGGGTGTGCCTTTCACACAAGATTGCAGAAGCAGCAACGTTAGCAACATGTATCAAGTGCTGGACCGCAACTGCTCTCAGCTCAGGTGAGGTG GAGAACAAGATGGCTGTCGAGATCATTACGAGAGAAGCCGTAAAACCATCCTCGCCAACCT GTGATCACCTAAGAGAGTTTAACCTTCGCCTTCTGGATCAGCTTGCTCCTGTGGCATACGAACCTCTGGTTCTCTTCTACTCAAACTTTCAGTAGAAATTCACGGTTGCTCACAAATCCGAGCGGCTAAAGAGATCACTGTCTGAAACCTTATCCCGATTCTACCCACTTGCTGGCAGAATCAAAGATGATGCCTCTATTGAATGCAACGATTTTGGAGCTTTTTTTGTTGAAGCACGAGTCAGCTGTCTTCTGTCCAAGTTTCTTGAAAAGCCTGATGCTGAGGTGATAAGAAAATTCATTCCTATTGGGATTGAGTCGCCAGAGGAACTCACGGGTAGTCTAGTGCTTGTTCAAGCAAATTTCTTTGCCTGCGGCGGGTTGGCGATTGGAGTTTGCATCTCTCACAAGGTAGCTGATCCGGTTACTAGCACATTCATAAAGGCTTGGGCAGCTGCGGCTTTTCGTTCTGGCGACTGTACCGTACTTCCTTTATTCAACGCATCATCCGTATTTCCTCCTCAAAATATATCGCTTTCAAGGCCTGCAGCTCTTGAATTTATGCGTGACAGATGCGTTACAAAGAGAGTTGTCTTTGATGCCTCCAAGGTTGCTGCTTTTCAGGTTAAAGCTGTCAGTGAAAGCATTGATG TTTATTTCAACAAGCGTGACATGACAAGAGTTGAAGCTGTAACAGCCCTGATTTGGAAATGCGCAATGAACGCCGCAAGATCGAACTCAGAGCATTTAAGATATTCTATTCTCTCACAATCTGTGAATCTACGCAAGAAAATGGTGCCTCCTTTGCCTGAACACACTATTGGAAACCTCGCGGGTTATTTCGCTTCATGTGCTACTGAATGCGAGGTTGAATTGCAAAGCCTGGTTCGTCAGCTAAGGAAAGGGTTGCAAGATTTTGGTGAGAACTACTTGAAGAAAGCTGGAAAAGATAAGGCTTCCATGGCTATTTGTGAATCATTCCAAGAGGCAGCAAGCATGCTTCGAGAAGGTAATATAGACTTTTATCTAAACACCAGTTTCTGCAGGCTCCCATTTTACGGTATCGATTTTGGGTGGGGAAAGCCCACCTGGGTAACCATTCCTACTGGAGCTTACAAGAATGTGGCTTCAATTATGGACGCTAAAGATGGTAAAGGAATCGAGGCTTGGGTGACTTTAACTGAAGACGACATGGCCTTTTTTGAACGTGATCGAGAGCTGCTCGCAGCTGCTTCTTTTGATCCAGTTGCCTCAGACCTCATCATGCCCATGTCTTCTCTATAA
- the LOC133705965 gene encoding protein TWIN LOV 1-like isoform X1, whose product MESQLARIQQSLNARYSLWVREALDELHHNFTITDPTISGHPIVFASPGFLKMSGFSREQVVGNNGRIFQGPKTNRKTVMEIREAIREERAVRVRLLNYRKDGTPFWMLFQMSPVFSKEDGGVVHFIGVQVPIRRNKKLTDDGADAACNEIAFGSCRREVCSDSLVELTRVLALDTDTNCKGVKIEESCEASELEKQRAATAINKILSVLTRYSESTGRMVCGKRCSLPAAGLINSSLNISLGRIKQSFVLIDPHLPNMPVVYASDAFLKLTGYDRHEVLGRDWNFLNGVDTDSSILLQIQESIQVEQPCTVCILNYRKDKSTFWNLLHMSPVRNATGKIACFVGVQMEEKCKSQDRRGLSPEIRQLGAVGAVKVAVRSLSIGASCSSSSDGFNNL is encoded by the exons ATGGAATCACAATTGGCTCGAATTCAGCAATCCCTCAATGCCAGGTACTCTCTCTGGGTGCGAGAAGCTCTCGATGAATTGCATCACAATTTCACCATCACTGACCCCACCATTTCGGGTCACCCTATAGTGTTTGCAAGCCCTGGGTTCCTTAAAATGTCGGGTTTTTCGAGAGAGCAAGTGGTGGGGAACAACGGCAGGATATTTCAAGGCCCCAAGACTAACAGAAAAACAGTTATGGAGATCCGGGAGGCAATTCGCGAGGAGAGGGCGGTGCGGGTTCGTTTGTTGAATTATCGGAAAGATGGGACGCCCTTTTGGATGTTGTTTCAGATGAGCCCTGTTTTTAGCAAGGAGGATGGCGGCGTCGTTCATTTCATTGGGGTTCAGGTGCCTATACggagaaacaaaaaattaactgaTGATGGGGCTGATGCTGCTTGTAACGAGATTGCTTTTGGTTCCTGCAGGAGAGAGGTTTGCTCTGATTCTTTGGTGGAATTGACACGAGTTTTGGCATTGGATACGGATACCAATTGTAAAG GAGTAAAGATTGAAGAGTCATGCGAGGCAAGCGAACTAGAGAAGCAAAGAGCTGCAACTGCCATTAATAAAATCTTGTCCGTGCTAACCCGCTATAGTGAGTCAACTGGCAGAATGGTGTGTGGAAAAAGGTGCAGCTTACCGGCGGCTGGCCTCATTAATTCATCTTTAAATATATCTCTTGGTAGAATCAAGCAAAGCTTTGTATT GATAGATCCACACTTGCCTAACATGCCTGTAGTTTACGCAAGTGATGCCTTCTTAAAACTGACAG GTTATGATAGACATGAAGTGTTAGGACGTGATTGGAATTTTCTCAATGGAGTTGATACAGATTCCTCAATTTTGCTTCAG ATACAGGAAAGCATTCAGGTTGAGCAACCATGCACAGTATGTATCTTAAATTACAG GAAAGACAAGAGTACATTTTGGAATCTTCTTCACATGTCACCTGTTCGTAATGCTACTGGCAAG ATAGCATGCTTTGTGGGTGTTCAGATGGAAGAAAAATGTAAGAGCCAGGACAGACGTGGGCTGAGTCCTGAGATTAGGCAGCTTGGTGCTGTTGGTGCAGTCAAGGTAGCTGTAAGGAGCTTATCGATAGGTGCTAGCTGCTCCAGTTCATCAGATGGTTTCAATAATCTTTGA
- the LOC133705965 gene encoding protein TWIN LOV 1-like isoform X3 — MESQLARIQQSLNARYSLWVREALDELHHNFTITDPTISGHPIVFASPGFLKMSGFSREQVVGNNGRIFQGPKTNRKTVMEIREAIREERAVRVRLLNYRKDGTPFWMLFQMSPVFSKEDGGVVHFIGVQVPIRRNKKLTDDGADAACNEIAFGSCRREVCSDSLVELTRVLALDTDTNCKGVKIEESCEASELEKQRAATAINKILSVLTRYSESTGRMVCGKRCSLPAAGLINSSLNISLGRIKQSFVLIDPHLPNMPVVYASDAFLKLTGYDRHEVLGRDWNFLNGVDTDSSILLQIQESIQVEQPCTVCILNYRKDKSTFWNLLHMSPVRNATGKMEEKCKSQDRRGLSPEIRQLGAVGAVKVAVRSLSIGASCSSSSDGFNNL, encoded by the exons ATGGAATCACAATTGGCTCGAATTCAGCAATCCCTCAATGCCAGGTACTCTCTCTGGGTGCGAGAAGCTCTCGATGAATTGCATCACAATTTCACCATCACTGACCCCACCATTTCGGGTCACCCTATAGTGTTTGCAAGCCCTGGGTTCCTTAAAATGTCGGGTTTTTCGAGAGAGCAAGTGGTGGGGAACAACGGCAGGATATTTCAAGGCCCCAAGACTAACAGAAAAACAGTTATGGAGATCCGGGAGGCAATTCGCGAGGAGAGGGCGGTGCGGGTTCGTTTGTTGAATTATCGGAAAGATGGGACGCCCTTTTGGATGTTGTTTCAGATGAGCCCTGTTTTTAGCAAGGAGGATGGCGGCGTCGTTCATTTCATTGGGGTTCAGGTGCCTATACggagaaacaaaaaattaactgaTGATGGGGCTGATGCTGCTTGTAACGAGATTGCTTTTGGTTCCTGCAGGAGAGAGGTTTGCTCTGATTCTTTGGTGGAATTGACACGAGTTTTGGCATTGGATACGGATACCAATTGTAAAG GAGTAAAGATTGAAGAGTCATGCGAGGCAAGCGAACTAGAGAAGCAAAGAGCTGCAACTGCCATTAATAAAATCTTGTCCGTGCTAACCCGCTATAGTGAGTCAACTGGCAGAATGGTGTGTGGAAAAAGGTGCAGCTTACCGGCGGCTGGCCTCATTAATTCATCTTTAAATATATCTCTTGGTAGAATCAAGCAAAGCTTTGTATT GATAGATCCACACTTGCCTAACATGCCTGTAGTTTACGCAAGTGATGCCTTCTTAAAACTGACAG GTTATGATAGACATGAAGTGTTAGGACGTGATTGGAATTTTCTCAATGGAGTTGATACAGATTCCTCAATTTTGCTTCAG ATACAGGAAAGCATTCAGGTTGAGCAACCATGCACAGTATGTATCTTAAATTACAG GAAAGACAAGAGTACATTTTGGAATCTTCTTCACATGTCACCTGTTCGTAATGCTACTGGCAAG ATGGAAGAAAAATGTAAGAGCCAGGACAGACGTGGGCTGAGTCCTGAGATTAGGCAGCTTGGTGCTGTTGGTGCAGTCAAGGTAGCTGTAAGGAGCTTATCGATAGGTGCTAGCTGCTCCAGTTCATCAGATGGTTTCAATAATCTTTGA
- the LOC133705965 gene encoding protein TWIN LOV 1-like isoform X2 has translation MGLGLIGKASWIKKKTFKPQQSIWNHNWLEFSNPSMPVFASPGFLKMSGFSREQVVGNNGRIFQGPKTNRKTVMEIREAIREERAVRVRLLNYRKDGTPFWMLFQMSPVFSKEDGGVVHFIGVQVPIRRNKKLTDDGADAACNEIAFGSCRREVCSDSLVELTRVLALDTDTNCKGVKIEESCEASELEKQRAATAINKILSVLTRYSESTGRMVCGKRCSLPAAGLINSSLNISLGRIKQSFVLIDPHLPNMPVVYASDAFLKLTGYDRHEVLGRDWNFLNGVDTDSSILLQIQESIQVEQPCTVCILNYRKDKSTFWNLLHMSPVRNATGKIACFVGVQMEEKCKSQDRRGLSPEIRQLGAVGAVKVAVRSLSIGASCSSSSDGFNNL, from the exons ATGGGATTGGGGCTGATTGGCAAAGCAAGTTGGATAAAGAAGAAGACTTTCAAGCCCCAACAATCAATATGGAATCACAATTGGCTCGAATTCAGCAATCCCTCAATGCCAG TGTTTGCAAGCCCTGGGTTCCTTAAAATGTCGGGTTTTTCGAGAGAGCAAGTGGTGGGGAACAACGGCAGGATATTTCAAGGCCCCAAGACTAACAGAAAAACAGTTATGGAGATCCGGGAGGCAATTCGCGAGGAGAGGGCGGTGCGGGTTCGTTTGTTGAATTATCGGAAAGATGGGACGCCCTTTTGGATGTTGTTTCAGATGAGCCCTGTTTTTAGCAAGGAGGATGGCGGCGTCGTTCATTTCATTGGGGTTCAGGTGCCTATACggagaaacaaaaaattaactgaTGATGGGGCTGATGCTGCTTGTAACGAGATTGCTTTTGGTTCCTGCAGGAGAGAGGTTTGCTCTGATTCTTTGGTGGAATTGACACGAGTTTTGGCATTGGATACGGATACCAATTGTAAAG GAGTAAAGATTGAAGAGTCATGCGAGGCAAGCGAACTAGAGAAGCAAAGAGCTGCAACTGCCATTAATAAAATCTTGTCCGTGCTAACCCGCTATAGTGAGTCAACTGGCAGAATGGTGTGTGGAAAAAGGTGCAGCTTACCGGCGGCTGGCCTCATTAATTCATCTTTAAATATATCTCTTGGTAGAATCAAGCAAAGCTTTGTATT GATAGATCCACACTTGCCTAACATGCCTGTAGTTTACGCAAGTGATGCCTTCTTAAAACTGACAG GTTATGATAGACATGAAGTGTTAGGACGTGATTGGAATTTTCTCAATGGAGTTGATACAGATTCCTCAATTTTGCTTCAG ATACAGGAAAGCATTCAGGTTGAGCAACCATGCACAGTATGTATCTTAAATTACAG GAAAGACAAGAGTACATTTTGGAATCTTCTTCACATGTCACCTGTTCGTAATGCTACTGGCAAG ATAGCATGCTTTGTGGGTGTTCAGATGGAAGAAAAATGTAAGAGCCAGGACAGACGTGGGCTGAGTCCTGAGATTAGGCAGCTTGGTGCTGTTGGTGCAGTCAAGGTAGCTGTAAGGAGCTTATCGATAGGTGCTAGCTGCTCCAGTTCATCAGATGGTTTCAATAATCTTTGA
- the LOC133704702 gene encoding probable carboxylesterase 16, producing the protein MPNLIVKLYSVFFKYQQKHLLQSLSLSSLTDQKPTNSFGVSSRPHESIAASNPSFTDGVATKDIHVDPISSLSLRIFLPDTAITSPLPSTHDYGGYLPPPGKFHRKLPVMLQFHGGGFVSGSNESLGNDAFCRRIAKLCDVIVVAVGYRLAPETKYPGAFEDGFKVLNWLAKQANLAACGRLDSQSHIFDSFGASMVEPWLAAHGDPSRCVLLGVSSGANIADYLARRAVEAGKLLDPVKVVAQVLMFPFFIGSTPTHSEVKLANSYFYDKAMCKLAWKLFLPKEQFSLDHPAANPLTAGRQPPLKYMPPTLTIVAEHDFMRDRAISYSEELRKVNVDAPVLDYKDTVHEFATLDVLLNTPQARVCAEDVTIWVKKYISLKGHEFSY; encoded by the exons ATGCCAAACTTGATCGTGAAACTCTACAGTGTCTTCttcaaatatcaacaaaaacacCTCTTACAAAGCCTTTCTCTATCTTCTCTCACTGATCAGAAACCTACCAACTCATTTGGCGTATCGTCCCGACCCCACGAATCCATCGCCGCTAGCAACCCTTCCTTTACTGACGGTGTAGCCACCAAAGACATCCATGTCGACCCCATCTCTTCTCTTTCCCTCCGCATTTTCCTACCTGACACAGCTATCACCTCCCCGTTGCCTTCAACCCATGATTACGGCGGCTATTTGCCTCCCCCGGGTAAATTTCACCGGAAGTTGCCTGTGATGCTGCAGTTTCACGGTGGCGGGTTTGTGAGCGGCAGCAATGAATCGTTAGGAAACGATGCTTTCTGTAGGAGAATCGCCAAACTGTGTGATGTTATTGTTGTGGCTGTTGGGTACAGATTGGCACCAGAGACCAAGTATCCGGGGGCTTTTGAAGATGGGTTCAAGGTTCTTAATTGGTTAGCAAAACAGGCTAATTTGGCTGCTTGTGGAAGATTGGATTCTCAAAGCCATATTTTTGATAGCTTTGGTGCTTCCATGGTCGAGCCTTGGTTAGCTGCTCATGGAGATCCTTCCAG ATGTGTATTGCTTGGGGTGAGCTCTGGTGCGAACATAGCAGATTATTTGGCACGAAGGGCTGTGGAGGCTGGAAAGTTATTGGATCCTGTCAAGGTGGTGGCGCAAGTCCTCATGTTTCCTTTCTTCATTGGAAGCACTCCCACACATTCTGAGGTTAAACTGGCAAACTCATACTTCTACGATAAGGCTATGTGCAAGCTGGCATGGAAACTTTTCCTACCCAAGGAACAATTCAGCCTGGATCACCCCGCTGCCAACCCTTTGACTGCCGGAAGACAGCCGCCTCTGAAGTACATGCCACCAACACTAACAATTGTGGCAGAGCATGATTTTATGAGAGACCGGGCCATTTCTTACTCAGAGGAACTGCGAAAAGTTAACGTGGACGCACCTGTTCTTGATTATAAGGATACTGTGCATGAGTTCGCTACACTTGACGTGCTTCTCAATACACCACAGGCTCGGGTATGTGCTGAGGATGTAACTATATGGGTCAAAAAGTATATATCCCTTAAAGGTCATGagttttcttattaa
- the LOC133705951 gene encoding probable carboxylesterase 11, translating into MPNLIVKLYSVIFKYQQKHLLQSLIETPESTKPNPFGITSRPSESIAASNPSFSDGVATKDIHVDPFSSLSLRIFLPDTAVTSSLSSTYQITNYGGYSPAEGKSHRKLPVMLQFHGGGFVSGSNESAGNDAFCRRIAKLCDVIVVAVGYRLAPETKYPGAFEDGFKVLNWLAKQANLAVCGRLGAQSHIFDSFGASMVEPWLAAHGDTSRCVLLGVSSGANIADYVAREAVEAGKRLDPVKVVAQILMFPFFIGSTPTHSEIKLASSYFYDKTMCMLAWKLFLPKEEFNLDHPAANPLIAGRQPPLKCMPPTLTVVAEHDFMRDRAIAYSEELRKVNVDAPLLDYKDGVHEFATLDVLLQTPQARVCAEDVSIWVKKYISLRGHEFSY; encoded by the exons atgcCCAACTTAATTGTAAAACTATACAGTGTCATCttcaaatatcaacaaaaacacCTCCTACAAAGCCTCATCGAAACCCCTGAATCCACCAAACCCAACCCATTTGGCATAACTTCTCGGCCCAGCGAATCCATCGCAGCTAGTAACCCATCATTTTCCGACGGTGTCGCCACCAAAGACATACATGTCGaccccttctcttctctatctCTCCGGATCTTCCTTCCCGATACAGCTGTCACCTCCTCATTGTCTTCAACCTATCAAATTACCAATTACGGTGGGTATTCTCCGGCGGAAGGAAAATCTCACCGGAAGTTGCCGGTGATGTTGCAGTTTCACGGAGGCGGGTTTGTCAGCGGGAGCAATGAGTCGGCAGGAAACGATGCGTTTTGCAGGAGAATAGCCAAATTGTGTGATGTGATTGTCGTGGCTGTTGGGTATCGATTGGCACCAGAGACCAAGTATCCTGGGGCTTTCGAAGATGGTTTCAAGGTTTTGAATTGGTTAGCAAAGCAGGCTAATTTGGCTGTTTGTGGGAGATTGGGTGCTCAAAGCCATATATTTGATAGCTTTGGGGCTTCCATGGTCGAGCCCTGGTTGGCTGCTCATGGAGATACTTCCAG ATGTGTATTACTTGGGGTGAGCTCTGGTGCAAACATAGCAGATTATGTGGCAAGAGAGGCTGTAGAGGCTGGGAAGCGATTGGATCCAGTTAAGGTGGTGGCACAAATCTTGATGTTTCCTTTCTTTATCGGAAGCACTCCCACCCATTCTGAGATTAAGCTTGCAAGCTCATATTTCTATGATAAGACCATGTGCATGTTGGCATGGAAACTCTTTCTACCTAAGGAAGAGTTCAACCTAGATCACCCAGCTGCTAATCCTCTTATTGCTGGGAGGCAGCCACCTCTTAAGTGCATGCCCCCGACTCTAACAGTTGTGGCAGAGCATGACTTTATGAGAGATCGAGCCATTGCCTACTCAGAAGAACTACGGAAAGTTAATGTAGATGCACCTCTTCTTGATTATAAGGATGGTGTGCATGAGTTTGCTACTCTTGACGTGCTTCTCCAAACACCACAGGCCCGGGTATGTGCAGAGGATGTCTCTATATGGGTCAAGAAGTACATATCACTCCGAGGCCATGAGTTTTCTTATTGA
- the LOC133705985 gene encoding transcription factor MYB8-like, producing the protein MAYGLWPCILFIDQTPLQWYVLVALLSTASAMGRRPCCDKVGLKRGTWSVEEDQKLMNFILSNGIKCWRHVPKLAGLLRCGKSCRLRWMNYLRPDLKRGAFSEAEEDHLVELHSRLGNRWSKIAAFFPGRTDNEIKNHWNTRIKKKLKLLGLDPQGHEPPIEQAETSCDAKESAFAAMKEVGGNINVDQNLLENPVSKVETRLDNDHSCSGHNTSKALREDSDAGWSTFPSLTDLQSDSCLSRSMDEYVLQESSSESYWIDTYADSLLSWDGLSFSNLE; encoded by the exons ATG GCTTATGGGCTATGGCCCTGCATTCTCTTCATTGATCAAACTCCCTTGCAGTGGTATGTTCTTGTAGCTTTATTGTCCACTGCAAGTGCGATGGGAAGGAGACCTTGCTGTGACAAGGTTGGATTGAAGAGAGGCACATGGAGTGTCGAAGAGGATCAAAAGCTCATGAACTTCATCCTCAGTAATGGGATAAAATGCTGGCGACATGTTCCTAAACTTGCAG GCTTGCTGAGGTGCGGGAAGAGTTGTAGATTAAGGTGGATGAATTATTTGAGGCCTGATCTCAAGAGAGGTGCATTTTCAGAAGCCGAAGAAGATCACCTGGTTGAGCTTCATTCACGTTTGGGCAACAG gtGGTCCAAGATTGCTGCATTTTTCCCAGGCCGTACAGATAATGAGATCAAGAACCATTGGAACACGAGAATTAAGAAGAAGCTAAAGCTCCTTGGTCTAGACCCACAAGGCCACGAGCCACCGATTGAGCAGGCTGAGACCAGCTGCGATGCAAAAGAAAGCGCATTTGCAGCTATGAAAGAAGTAGGGGGCAACATTAACGTAGACCAGAATTTACTAGAAAATCCAGTCTCAAAGGTAGAAACTAGGCTTGACAACGACCATTCTTGCTCTGGCCACAATACCAGTAAAGCTTTGAGAGAAGATTCTGATGCAGGGTGGTCAACTTTTCCCTCGCTCACTGACCTGCAATCCGATTCATGTTTATCAAGATCAATGGATGAGTATGTCTTACAAGAGAGTTCTTCTGAATCTTACTGGATTGATACTTATGCGGATTCTTTGCTCTCATGGGATGGCCTCAGCTTTAGCAATCTGGAATAG